Genomic segment of Chloracidobacterium sp. N:
CCGTTTGATGTCGCCGTAGCCGGTTTTGGCGGCGTAGGCAACGCACGTCGTCAGGTCAGAAAGCACCTGCGCGTCTGGGACCTTCGACACCACCTTGGAGATGATGTCGCCGATGGTTTCCAGTTTGGAGACATCACCCTGACGGGCAAAGAGTTCTGGGGCCAGTGCGAGATAACCGACCTTGGCCAGTCGCCGGCAGATGTCCTTGATGTGCTCGTGAACGCCGAAAATCTCCTGAATGACAATGACCACCGGGAAACGGGTGCCTTTTTCAGGCCGCGCCAGATAGGCCGGAAAGGCAATGTCGGCCGCCGGGATGCTGACCTCCTGGGTTGTGAGGCCGGCGGTGTCGGTCACAATGGTCTGGGCGCTGATGGGTTGCGCGGCCAGTGCAAAGCCGGCAGCAAGTGAAGTCAGCACGAACTGCCGCCGCGAGAGTTCCGCATCGGGAAGCAGGCTTTTGGTGTGTTGGTCAAACATGGTGGGCAGAAGCCGTGGATGACGGCCAAAGTCGAGGCAAGATGGTTCAGGTTGGCTGGAACATAGCGCAGAACCGGGCCGTCGTGCGATACTGGACGCTACCGGTACTTTTGTGAAAGGTCTTCTTCCAGCCATGTCGAACTCTGCTGCTTCTGGCGCGGCGCCGGCCCCCTCGGCCGTGCCGGATACGTTGCTCGACGCCATCGAAATCATCGTTGGCGGGCGAAACCTCGATGCCCCGACGGCGCAAGCTCTGGGGCTGGTGGATGCCATTGCCACCGAGGCGCATTCAGCCGTCGAAGTCGCCGCGCAGTTGGCCCGTGAGTACATCCTGACGGGAACCGGCCCGCTGGCCGAAGCGTTTGCCCGGCGGCAGGCGGCGCTCAGCCAGTGGGCCACACCGCAGCCGGGGCTTTCCCGCGCCGAGGTCGAAGCCCATCCGCGCGTGGCGCGCCTGCTGGCGCAGGCGCGGGCCGTCGGGCGTGAAAAGGCCGTCCAGCGTGCTCTGGACTGTGTGTTTTTTGGCCTGGAGCAGGGCTATGCAGCCGGACTCCGGCACGAAGCCAACGTGTTTGCCGAAGCTGTGGCCGACCCGGAGGGCGGGCAGGCAGGTATTCAGGCGTTTCTCGACAAGAAAAGCGCACCCCTGCCACCGCGCCCGCTCATTATGGTTGGCTCACCGGAAGAACAGGCGCTGCTGGAACGCAGCGAACTGCTCCCGGTCGGAACGCCGTTTTATCCCGGTCTGACACCGCTGCCGAAGTATCAGTACGCCCAAGGTATCATCAAGGACCCGATGACCGGTGCCGCTCTGCACGGTGAGCCGAACGATGTGGAACGGCACTTCATTGTGCCCGTCCCGACGCCCAGCCCAGCCGAAGTCCTGGTGTATGTGCTTGTAAGTGAAGTCAACTTCAACGACATCTGGGCGCTGACCGGAATTCCCGTCTCCGTCATGGATGACCATGACCAGGATTTTCACATCACCGGCTCCGGCGGCATCGGTCTCATTGTGGCGATGGGCAGCGAGGTCAAGCGGGAGGGACGGCTGCAGGTGGGCGATCTGGTGTCCATTTACTCCGGCCAGAATGACCTGTTTTCACCGCTGGTCGGGCTGGACCCGATGTTTGCCGACTTTGGTATCCAGGGCTACCAGGAGCCGAATGGCTCGCATGGGCAGTTTTTGCTCGTGCAGCCGCCGCAGCTTCACCACAAGCTCGAAGACCTGACCATCGAGGCGGCGGGAAGCTACATGCTCAACCTGGGCACGATTTACCGGGCGCTGTTTACGACGCTCAGGGTTGCGCCGGGCAAGCGCCTGTTTGTGGAAGGCGCGGCGACGGGCACGGGTTTTGAGGCCCTCAAGGTTGGCGTGCGCAACAATGTAAAAGTGACGGGCATGGTGTCGAGCGCCGAGCGGGCGGGCTTCGTCAAGCAGCACGGCGCGACGGGCGTCATCAACCGGCGGGCGCCGGAACTGGAGCCATGCTTTACGAAAGTGCCGGAAGACCCGGCGCAGTGGGCCGCCTGGGAGGCCGCCGGTGAACCCCTGCTGGCGATGTTCCGCGCACAAAATGAGGGGCATCTGGCCGACTACGCGGTTTCCCATGCCGGGGAGCGTTCCTTTCCACGGAGTTTTCAACTGCTGGGGCCGGGCGGGACGTTGACCTTCTACGGCGCGTCATCCGGCTATCACTTCACGTTTATGGGCAAACCCGGCGCG
This window contains:
- a CDS encoding zinc-binding dehydrogenase translates to MSNSAASGAAPAPSAVPDTLLDAIEIIVGGRNLDAPTAQALGLVDAIATEAHSAVEVAAQLAREYILTGTGPLAEAFARRQAALSQWATPQPGLSRAEVEAHPRVARLLAQARAVGREKAVQRALDCVFFGLEQGYAAGLRHEANVFAEAVADPEGGQAGIQAFLDKKSAPLPPRPLIMVGSPEEQALLERSELLPVGTPFYPGLTPLPKYQYAQGIIKDPMTGAALHGEPNDVERHFIVPVPTPSPAEVLVYVLVSEVNFNDIWALTGIPVSVMDDHDQDFHITGSGGIGLIVAMGSEVKREGRLQVGDLVSIYSGQNDLFSPLVGLDPMFADFGIQGYQEPNGSHGQFLLVQPPQLHHKLEDLTIEAAGSYMLNLGTIYRALFTTLRVAPGKRLFVEGAATGTGFEALKVGVRNNVKVTGMVSSAERAGFVKQHGATGVINRRAPELEPCFTKVPEDPAQWAAWEAAGEPLLAMFRAQNEGHLADYAVSHAGERSFPRSFQLLGPGGTLTFYGASSGYHFTFMGKPGAAAPSDMLQRVGLRAGQSVLVYYGISEDIVDETGIEIIEAVRESHARVVVATQTDAQKEFVASLGFGDAVRGLVSIEDLRRRYGADFVWPTTMPAFPDPKADTESFKEAVRLFTEINFKPFAAAVGRLLAAPDNPRGYPDMIFERAGQDTLGISTTLVKPYTGRVIYAEDMSGRRYSFYAPQVWMRQRRIDMPTANIWGTHLNNAYEIVAMNDAVAAGLLEVTPPVVVGWADLPEAHQAMWDNRHAGATYVVNHALPRLGLKNRTELFEAWAAQSADATAEDDAATIFR
- a CDS encoding dienelactone hydrolase family protein produces the protein MFDQHTKSLLPDAELSRRQFVLTSLAAGFALAAQPISAQTIVTDTAGLTTQEVSIPAADIAFPAYLARPEKGTRFPVVIVIQEIFGVHEHIKDICRRLAKVGYLALAPELFARQGDVSKLETIGDIISKVVSKVPDAQVLSDLTTCVAYAAKTGYGDIKRLAVTGFCWGGRMTWLFAAHEPRVKAAAAWYGSLVANPRNNPDFKPDPLRPTFPIDIAPTLRTPVLGLYGGKDQGIPLETVEQMRTALAKGRSGSNIIVYPDAPHGFHADYRPSYRQAEAQAAWKAMLAWFKQHGAA